A window of the Leptolyngbya subtilissima AS-A7 genome harbors these coding sequences:
- a CDS encoding threonine aldolase family protein, with translation MLTAPPTTRPLQFASDNYSGICPEALDYLLQANQGDVPAYGDDEWTQKASDAFRNIFEIDCEVFFVFNGTAANSLTLAALCQSYHSVICHELAHVETDECGAPEFASNGSKLLLAQGDNGKLDPADVERLITKRTDIHYPKPKVISLTQATEVGTLYTTDELAALSGLARHHGLKVHMDGARFANALAASGKTPAELTWKAGVDVLCCCGTKNGMGIGEAILFFDRSLAEDFAYRCKQAGQLCSKMRFISAPWLGLLETGAWLRNADHANHMAAYLEQQLRQIPEVKLLFPRQANGVFVQMPQPLIDELYRRGWKFYTFIGSDGARLMCGWNTTTEAIDELAADIQDSVRLLR, from the coding sequence ATGCTCACCGCCCCGCCGACTACCCGCCCCCTCCAGTTCGCCAGCGACAACTACTCTGGCATCTGTCCTGAAGCCTTGGACTATTTGCTGCAGGCCAATCAGGGAGATGTGCCCGCCTACGGCGACGACGAATGGACTCAAAAGGCTTCGGATGCCTTTCGCAATATCTTTGAAATTGACTGCGAGGTATTTTTTGTCTTTAACGGCACGGCCGCCAACTCCTTAACCTTGGCGGCACTGTGCCAGTCGTACCACAGCGTTATCTGCCACGAGTTAGCCCATGTCGAAACCGACGAATGCGGTGCCCCTGAATTCGCCAGTAATGGCTCTAAGCTGCTGCTGGCCCAAGGCGACAACGGCAAGCTCGATCCCGCCGACGTGGAGCGGCTAATCACCAAGCGTACCGATATTCACTACCCCAAACCCAAGGTAATTAGCCTGACCCAGGCTACAGAGGTGGGCACTCTTTACACCACCGATGAGCTAGCGGCCCTCAGCGGTCTAGCGCGCCACCACGGGCTGAAGGTGCATATGGATGGGGCTCGCTTTGCTAACGCCCTAGCGGCCTCTGGCAAAACCCCGGCCGAGCTCACCTGGAAGGCTGGCGTTGACGTGCTCTGCTGCTGCGGCACCAAAAACGGCATGGGCATTGGCGAGGCGATTCTCTTTTTTGACCGTAGCTTGGCTGAAGACTTTGCCTACCGTTGCAAACAGGCTGGGCAGCTGTGCTCGAAGATGCGGTTTATCTCAGCCCCGTGGCTGGGGTTGTTGGAAACCGGCGCGTGGCTGCGCAACGCTGACCACGCCAACCACATGGCCGCTTATCTAGAGCAGCAGCTGCGGCAAATTCCCGAGGTGAAGCTTCTGTTTCCGCGTCAGGCCAACGGGGTGTTTGTGCAAATGCCTCAGCCTCTTATCGACGAACTTTACCGTCGGGGCTGGAAGTTCTACACCTTTATCGGCAGCGATGGGGCGCGGTTGATGTGTGGCTGGAATACGACTACTGAGGCGATCGATGAGCTAGCCGCAGACATTCAGGATTCAGTGCGCTTACTCCGCTAG
- the leuS gene encoding leucine--tRNA ligase — MESKYIPADIEKKWQQAWAKQGLDRAIENPDQPKFYALSMFPYPSGNLHMGHVRNYTITDVVARVRRMQGYRVLHPMGWDAFGLPAENAAIDRGIHPAKWTYQNIDQMRAQLQELGLSYDWEREVATCAPDYYRWTQWIFIQMLQMGLAYQKEAAVNWDPIDQTVLANEQVDSEGKSWRSGAIVEKKLLRQWFLKITDYAEELLQDLNKLPGWPERVRTMQANWIGKSTGARVVFKSEAGDALPVFTTRPDTLWGATFMVLSPEHPLVEKLTAPDRVAAVDDYRKAAAAKSEIDRTAEDREKTGVWTGSYAVNPVNDVKIPIWIADYVLMGYGTGAIMAVPAHDQRDFEFARKFGLPVKVVVQPVGESLDGNTMTAAWAGEGVMINSGPLNDIPAGKGEAESVPAAIHWLESNDKGQGEANYRLRDWLISRQRYWGVPIPVVHCPECGIVPVPDEQLPVTLPEDVEFSGRGASPLAQLGDWVNVPCPTCNRPARRETDTMDTFIDSSWYFLRYTDAKNPEQVFAQAQANGWMPVDQYVGGIEHAILHLLYSRFITKVLRDRGLLSCDEPFERLLTQGMVQNTTYKNPKTGKYVAPENVADPTNPVDPDTGDALEVFYEKMSKSKYNGVDPKSVLAKYGADTARMFILFKAPPEKDLEWDDADVEGQFRFLNRVWRLVTEYLASVGANGGSSSGDTAADLSKDEKTLRRAIHTAIQAITEDIDGDYQFNTAVSELMKLSNALTDSAAKNSPVYTEGVRALVLLLAPFAPHMADELWHQLGNIDSIHRAPWPVFDPTALVVDEITLVIQIMGKTRGTLEVPADSDKAALETYARESEVAQRYLEGKEIKKVIVVPGKLVNFVVAG, encoded by the coding sequence GTGGAGTCCAAATATATCCCCGCAGACATCGAGAAGAAGTGGCAGCAGGCTTGGGCCAAGCAAGGGCTAGATCGGGCGATCGAGAATCCCGATCAACCTAAGTTCTATGCGCTGTCGATGTTTCCGTACCCGTCGGGGAACCTGCACATGGGTCATGTGCGCAACTACACGATTACCGATGTGGTGGCGCGGGTGCGGCGCATGCAGGGCTACCGGGTGCTGCATCCCATGGGCTGGGATGCCTTTGGTCTACCAGCGGAGAATGCGGCGATCGATCGCGGCATTCACCCAGCCAAGTGGACCTACCAAAATATTGACCAGATGAGGGCGCAGCTGCAAGAACTGGGCCTTTCCTACGACTGGGAGCGCGAGGTGGCTACCTGTGCCCCCGACTACTATCGCTGGACCCAGTGGATTTTTATTCAGATGCTGCAGATGGGGCTGGCCTATCAGAAAGAGGCGGCAGTCAACTGGGACCCCATCGATCAGACGGTGCTGGCCAACGAGCAGGTAGACAGCGAGGGGAAGTCGTGGCGATCGGGGGCGATCGTCGAGAAAAAGCTGCTGCGCCAGTGGTTCCTCAAAATTACCGACTACGCCGAAGAGCTGCTGCAAGACCTGAATAAGCTGCCCGGCTGGCCTGAGCGGGTGCGCACCATGCAGGCCAACTGGATTGGTAAATCGACCGGGGCACGGGTAGTCTTCAAAAGCGAGGCGGGGGATGCCCTGCCCGTATTCACCACCCGGCCCGATACCCTGTGGGGGGCGACCTTTATGGTGCTGTCGCCCGAGCATCCACTGGTGGAGAAGCTAACTGCGCCCGATCGCGTTGCTGCCGTAGACGACTACCGCAAGGCCGCCGCCGCTAAAAGCGAGATCGATCGCACCGCCGAAGACCGCGAAAAAACCGGCGTGTGGACGGGCAGCTATGCCGTGAACCCCGTCAACGATGTCAAAATTCCCATCTGGATCGCAGACTATGTGCTGATGGGCTACGGTACCGGGGCGATTATGGCGGTGCCCGCTCATGACCAGCGCGACTTTGAGTTTGCCCGCAAGTTTGGCCTGCCCGTCAAGGTCGTGGTGCAACCGGTGGGAGAATCTCTCGACGGCAACACCATGACCGCCGCTTGGGCCGGAGAAGGCGTCATGATCAACTCCGGGCCGCTCAATGACATTCCAGCGGGCAAAGGTGAAGCCGAAAGCGTCCCAGCCGCCATTCACTGGCTCGAATCTAACGACAAAGGCCAAGGCGAAGCCAACTACCGCCTGCGCGACTGGCTGATTTCCCGCCAGCGCTACTGGGGCGTTCCGATTCCGGTGGTGCACTGCCCCGAGTGCGGCATTGTGCCGGTGCCCGACGAGCAGCTGCCGGTGACCCTACCCGAGGATGTGGAATTTTCGGGGCGGGGAGCCTCGCCCCTGGCTCAGTTAGGCGACTGGGTGAATGTGCCCTGCCCCACCTGCAACCGCCCCGCCCGGCGCGAAACCGACACCATGGACACTTTTATCGACTCGTCCTGGTACTTTTTGCGCTACACCGATGCCAAGAACCCCGAGCAGGTCTTTGCTCAAGCCCAGGCCAACGGCTGGATGCCAGTAGATCAGTACGTGGGCGGCATTGAGCATGCTATTTTGCACCTGCTTTACTCGCGGTTTATTACCAAGGTGCTGCGCGATCGCGGCCTGCTCTCCTGTGATGAACCCTTTGAGCGGCTGCTGACCCAGGGCATGGTGCAAAACACCACCTACAAAAACCCTAAGACCGGCAAATACGTCGCCCCAGAAAACGTCGCTGATCCTACGAACCCTGTGGATCCTGACACGGGCGACGCCCTGGAGGTGTTCTACGAAAAAATGTCGAAGTCGAAGTACAACGGCGTAGACCCCAAATCGGTGCTGGCCAAGTACGGGGCCGACACCGCCCGCATGTTTATTCTCTTCAAAGCCCCGCCCGAAAAAGACCTGGAGTGGGATGACGCCGATGTGGAAGGTCAGTTTCGTTTTCTCAACCGGGTTTGGCGGCTAGTCACCGAATACCTCGCCAGCGTAGGGGCGAACGGTGGTTCGTCCTCCGGGGATACAGCCGCCGATCTCTCCAAGGATGAGAAAACCCTGCGTCGCGCCATCCACACCGCCATTCAAGCGATCACTGAAGACATCGATGGCGACTACCAGTTCAACACCGCCGTTTCAGAGCTTATGAAGCTCAGCAACGCCCTCACGGATTCTGCTGCTAAGAATTCCCCTGTCTATACCGAGGGTGTGCGCGCGCTAGTGCTGCTGCTGGCCCCCTTTGCGCCCCACATGGCCGATGAACTGTGGCACCAGTTGGGTAACATCGACTCGATCCACCGCGCCCCCTGGCCTGTGTTTGACCCCACGGCCTTGGTGGTGGATGAGATCACGCTGGTCATCCAAATTATGGGCAAAACGCGCGGCACTCTAGAGGTGCCCGCCGACTCCGACAAAGCGGCGCTAGAAACCTACGCCCGCGAATCTGAGGTCGCCCAGCGCTACCTTGAAGGCAAGGAGATCAAGAAGGTGATCGTGGTGCCGGGCAAGCTAGTGAACTTTGTAGTAGCGGGGTAA
- a CDS encoding chromophore lyase CpcT/CpeT: protein MTHATDIHTLARWMAADFSNQQQAFENPPLFAHIRVCMRPLPTETLGGLGFYIEQAYDFMIQQPYRARGMKLIPQGDHILIENYTLKDAEAFYGASRDLDQLSKLTADHFEKTPGCDMIVHWTGHSFKGAVQPGKACMVERNGKTTYLDSEFEIDADQFVSWDRGRDPETHEHLWGSLAGPFEFKRRSSFAEEVKE from the coding sequence ATGACCCACGCCACCGACATTCACACCCTGGCCCGCTGGATGGCGGCAGACTTTAGCAACCAGCAGCAGGCCTTCGAAAACCCGCCGCTATTTGCCCACATCCGTGTCTGCATGCGCCCCCTGCCCACCGAAACCCTAGGTGGCCTAGGGTTTTACATTGAGCAGGCCTACGACTTTATGATCCAGCAGCCCTACCGCGCCCGAGGCATGAAGCTCATCCCCCAGGGCGATCACATTTTGATTGAGAACTACACCCTCAAGGATGCCGAAGCCTTCTACGGAGCCTCTCGCGATCTCGATCAGCTCTCAAAACTCACTGCTGACCATTTTGAAAAAACCCCTGGCTGCGACATGATTGTCCACTGGACAGGCCACAGCTTTAAGGGAGCGGTTCAACCCGGCAAAGCCTGCATGGTTGAGCGCAACGGCAAGACTACCTATTTAGATAGCGAATTTGAAATCGACGCCGACCAATTCGTCAGCTGGGACCGGGGCCGCGACCCAGAAACCCACGAGCACCTGTGGGGGTCGCTGGCGGGGCCGTTTGAGTTTAAGCGGCGATCGAGCTTTGCTGAAGAAGTGAAGGAGTGA
- a CDS encoding ABC transporter ATP-binding protein, whose translation MSDSVIQVENLGKKYVLGQQQGSSRYVALRDVLADRVKSFSRRLRHPLKPSVKHQHDEFWALKDVSFEVKQGEVVGIIGRNGAGKSTLLKILSRITEPTTGRVRLRGRVASLLEVGTGFHPELTGRENIFLNGAILGMSRVEINRRFDEIVEFAEVSRFLDTPVKRYSSGMYVRLAFAVAAHLEPEILVVDEVLAVGDAAFQKKCLGKMGDVAKQEGRTVLFVSHNMTAVESLCQTALMLSDGQVSFRGDARTAIAKYVSETNLVASAYVDLSTRSKERYGPRQYATLKSLSLLDGDGNCVTTLQMGQPVNFRLEIDFKMPSDSYEIGIAICNLHGVRLHYLVSNWEDDLNVTTSGPYTIEASVPSIHLFPGEYLINVWVKKQGESYDDAVHEATGFAVQESQITNRYAYFERYSTNTQVYTPSRWQAFQGDNLDKTVLAQTEL comes from the coding sequence ATGTCAGACTCAGTCATTCAAGTCGAGAACCTCGGCAAGAAGTATGTCCTTGGCCAGCAGCAGGGCAGCTCTCGCTATGTAGCCTTACGCGATGTCCTTGCTGATAGAGTCAAATCTTTTAGCCGTCGCCTGCGCCATCCGCTCAAGCCCAGTGTCAAACATCAACACGACGAGTTTTGGGCGCTGAAGGATGTTTCTTTTGAGGTAAAGCAGGGCGAAGTTGTCGGCATTATTGGCCGCAATGGGGCGGGCAAGTCCACACTGCTCAAAATTCTTAGCCGCATTACCGAACCTACGACGGGGCGAGTACGCCTGCGGGGACGGGTGGCCAGTTTGTTAGAGGTGGGCACTGGGTTTCACCCTGAACTAACTGGGCGCGAGAATATTTTTCTAAACGGCGCAATTTTGGGCATGAGTCGGGTAGAAATTAATCGCAGGTTTGATGAAATCGTAGAGTTTGCAGAAGTCTCTAGGTTTTTAGACACGCCGGTTAAGCGCTATTCCAGCGGCATGTATGTTCGGCTTGCCTTTGCCGTAGCTGCCCATTTAGAACCTGAGATTTTAGTGGTTGATGAAGTGCTGGCAGTAGGCGATGCCGCTTTTCAAAAAAAGTGCTTAGGCAAAATGGGTGATGTGGCCAAGCAAGAGGGTAGGACCGTTCTCTTTGTGAGCCACAACATGACTGCAGTAGAATCTCTGTGTCAAACGGCTCTGATGCTGAGCGACGGGCAAGTGTCGTTTCGGGGCGATGCTCGTACTGCGATCGCTAAGTACGTCTCTGAGACCAATCTAGTTGCCTCAGCATACGTTGACCTCTCAACCCGCTCAAAAGAGCGGTACGGCCCAAGGCAGTATGCAACCCTAAAAAGCCTCAGTCTTCTAGATGGTGACGGCAACTGTGTCACCACGCTCCAAATGGGGCAACCGGTCAACTTTAGACTTGAGATCGACTTTAAGATGCCAAGCGACAGCTATGAGATTGGCATTGCTATCTGCAATCTGCACGGCGTTAGGCTGCACTACTTAGTTTCTAACTGGGAAGATGATCTGAATGTGACTACTTCAGGTCCATATACGATTGAGGCTTCTGTACCCTCCATTCATTTGTTTCCAGGAGAATACTTGATTAATGTCTGGGTCAAAAAGCAAGGAGAATCCTACGACGATGCCGTCCATGAGGCAACAGGATTTGCCGTTCAAGAGTCGCAAATTACCAATCGCTACGCTTATTTCGAGCGGTATTCCACCAACACGCAAGTTTATACACCTAGCCGGTGGCAAGCTTTTCAAGGCGACAATTTAGACAAGACCGTTCTTGCTCAAACCGAGCTGTAA
- a CDS encoding plasmid pRiA4b ORF-3 family protein: protein MDTMETDLTAETYHLHVELLDSDPYIWRQVTVRGDASLAELHRVLAAAMGWSGEADYVFKGQGKVLQAGEERSLSTLITQPGEALIYNYAPAQGWLHKVTLEAIAPVDHPLPHCTAGERQCPPEFCNGVWDYVDLIDRLGDGDDPEEIDALWQKVGYDFDPERFDLAAANRRLQALAE, encoded by the coding sequence ATGGACACCATGGAAACTGACTTGACTGCTGAAACCTACCACCTACATGTCGAACTGCTCGACAGTGACCCCTACATCTGGCGACAGGTCACTGTGCGGGGCGATGCCTCCTTGGCAGAACTCCACCGCGTGTTGGCAGCGGCGATGGGGTGGTCAGGAGAGGCTGACTACGTGTTTAAGGGACAGGGTAAGGTTTTGCAGGCTGGGGAAGAGCGATCGCTCTCTACCCTCATCACCCAGCCTGGCGAAGCGCTGATCTACAACTATGCCCCTGCCCAGGGCTGGCTGCATAAAGTTACGTTAGAGGCGATCGCCCCCGTCGACCATCCCCTTCCCCACTGCACTGCCGGAGAGCGGCAATGCCCGCCGGAGTTTTGCAACGGCGTGTGGGACTACGTTGACCTGATCGATCGCCTGGGCGATGGCGATGATCCTGAGGAAATCGATGCTCTCTGGCAAAAAGTCGGCTACGATTTCGACCCCGAACGGTTTGATTTGGCTGCTGCCAACCGGCGATTGCAGGCCCTAGCGGAGTAA
- the pseB gene encoding UDP-N-acetylglucosamine 4,6-dehydratase (inverting), with product MKITEDTSILVTGGTGSFGKKFVGTILEKFPNIKRLVIYSRDELKQFEMAQIFPQSKYPGIRYFIGDVRDQQRLIRAFERIDIVIHAAALKQVPTAEYNPIECIRTNVLGAENVIEASLSTGVKKVIALSTDKAAAPINLYGATKLCSDKLFIAANNIKGIRKLSFSVVRYGNVMGSRGSVIPFFLGKRKEGILPITDPAMTRFNISLEEGVDMVLWAIKHAWGGEVFVPRIPSYLITDVAKAIGPDCEYPVVGVRPGEKIHEEMITTSDSFTTVDLGHYYAILPIQGAYSIEEYCKKMNAKPVEPGFSYNSGQNEKFLSVEELQSLIKLHIDPHFSA from the coding sequence ATGAAAATTACTGAAGATACATCTATTTTGGTAACCGGCGGCACCGGTTCCTTTGGGAAAAAGTTTGTTGGCACTATCCTCGAAAAATTTCCTAATATCAAACGACTCGTCATCTACTCTAGAGACGAACTCAAGCAGTTTGAGATGGCACAGATATTTCCTCAGTCAAAATATCCAGGCATTCGATATTTCATTGGTGATGTAAGAGATCAGCAGCGACTAATTCGTGCCTTTGAACGGATTGACATTGTCATCCATGCGGCAGCCTTAAAACAGGTGCCCACCGCTGAATATAACCCGATAGAATGTATCAGAACAAATGTCTTAGGTGCTGAAAATGTGATCGAGGCATCCCTGAGTACCGGTGTTAAGAAGGTCATTGCTCTTTCTACCGACAAAGCAGCAGCCCCAATCAATCTTTACGGAGCTACTAAGCTTTGCTCAGACAAACTATTCATCGCCGCTAATAACATTAAGGGTATTCGCAAACTCAGCTTTTCCGTTGTCCGCTACGGCAATGTAATGGGCTCTCGCGGGTCGGTAATACCGTTTTTTCTAGGCAAGCGCAAGGAAGGTATTTTGCCTATCACAGACCCCGCCATGACTCGGTTTAATATTTCCCTTGAAGAGGGAGTTGATATGGTGCTTTGGGCGATTAAACACGCTTGGGGAGGAGAAGTTTTTGTGCCGCGCATTCCGTCTTATTTGATCACTGACGTAGCCAAGGCCATTGGCCCTGACTGCGAGTACCCAGTTGTAGGCGTTAGACCTGGTGAAAAAATTCACGAAGAGATGATTACAACCTCAGACTCTTTTACCACCGTAGACCTCGGCCATTACTACGCTATTTTGCCAATTCAGGGGGCGTACTCCATCGAAGAGTACTGCAAGAAGATGAATGCTAAACCTGTAGAACCAGGGTTTAGCTACAACTCGGGACAAAACGAAAAGTTTCTCAGCGTTGAGGAGCTGCAAAGCCTCATCAAACTGCATATTGATCCTCACTTTTCTGCTTAG
- a CDS encoding LptA/OstA family protein, translating to MARRSRWVWIVAAVAGASVALDGGSLAPLGGAPAQAQDGGTITLRSDIQEANAATGIITARGNVQIDYPTRGIQATSAQADYFSNEDRIVLSGNVVVTQKGNTLRAEVVTYLIEEDRFVATPRPNDQVEAVYILPESPPAPTSNSGGAGDRPPAPRPPVVLDVSPVEDGAQPLNPAQ from the coding sequence ATGGCGCGTAGGTCTCGCTGGGTTTGGATAGTAGCAGCGGTGGCTGGGGCTTCGGTAGCCCTAGATGGAGGTTCTTTAGCTCCGTTGGGTGGGGCACCGGCCCAGGCCCAGGATGGTGGCACCATCACCCTGCGCTCAGACATTCAAGAAGCCAATGCAGCCACGGGCATCATCACCGCCCGGGGCAATGTGCAGATCGATTACCCAACCCGCGGCATTCAGGCTACGTCGGCCCAGGCTGACTATTTCAGCAATGAGGATCGCATTGTGCTCAGCGGCAATGTCGTCGTAACGCAGAAGGGCAACACGCTGCGGGCCGAGGTAGTCACTTACCTGATCGAAGAAGATCGCTTTGTGGCTACCCCTCGTCCCAACGATCAGGTTGAGGCGGTTTATATTCTGCCTGAGTCACCGCCGGCACCGACATCAAACAGCGGCGGGGCCGGCGATCGCCCTCCTGCCCCACGCCCTCCGGTGGTGCTAGATGTTAGCCCGGTTGAGGATGGAGCTCAGCCTTTGAATCCGGCTCAATAA
- the pseC gene encoding UDP-4-amino-4,6-dideoxy-N-acetyl-beta-L-altrosamine transaminase, with translation MTPFIPYGRQSISQQDIDAVVAVLKSDWLTQGPAIAQFEQAVADYCGVSYAVAVSSATAALHIACLAAELGSRDTLWTSPNTFVASANCGLYCGATVDFVDIDPKTYNLDIALLQQKLSWVQQDGTLPKVVVPVHFAGQSCDMEAISSLAQQYDFTVIEDASHAIGGQYRGRPVGCCQFSDMAVFSFHPVKIVTTGEGGMVLTNQKALYEKLIRFRSHGITREPEQMQGESHGPWYYEQLELGFNYRMTDIQAALGTSQMQRLPAFVQRRQMLADRYFELLQGLPIMLPVQPPETASSWHLFVIRLMLNTLQLSHRQVFETLRDKGIGVNLHYIPVHTQPYYQTLGFRPGDFPEAEQYYREAISLPLHYEMSLDEQDYIVDCLRACLT, from the coding sequence ATGACACCTTTTATCCCCTATGGTCGGCAGAGCATTAGCCAGCAGGACATTGATGCCGTGGTTGCAGTGCTGAAGTCTGACTGGTTAACCCAAGGGCCTGCGATCGCCCAATTTGAGCAGGCCGTAGCTGATTACTGCGGCGTTAGCTATGCCGTAGCCGTCTCCAGCGCCACTGCGGCGCTCCACATTGCCTGCTTGGCTGCAGAACTCGGCTCTAGAGATACGCTTTGGACTTCACCCAATACCTTTGTAGCCTCGGCCAACTGTGGTTTGTACTGCGGAGCCACAGTCGATTTTGTAGACATTGATCCTAAGACTTATAATCTCGACATTGCCCTACTACAGCAAAAATTGAGCTGGGTGCAACAAGACGGCACCCTACCTAAGGTGGTCGTGCCCGTGCATTTTGCGGGGCAGTCTTGCGATATGGAGGCGATCTCTTCCCTCGCCCAACAGTACGACTTTACCGTGATCGAAGATGCTTCCCACGCTATTGGCGGGCAGTATCGGGGTAGGCCTGTGGGCTGCTGCCAGTTTTCCGACATGGCAGTGTTCAGCTTTCACCCGGTCAAAATTGTCACTACTGGGGAGGGCGGCATGGTGCTGACTAACCAAAAAGCTCTTTACGAAAAGCTGATTCGCTTCCGCAGCCACGGTATTACCCGAGAGCCTGAGCAAATGCAGGGCGAAAGCCACGGCCCCTGGTACTACGAGCAGCTAGAGCTGGGATTTAACTACAGAATGACCGACATTCAAGCGGCTTTGGGAACCAGCCAAATGCAGCGGCTGCCCGCCTTTGTGCAGCGTCGTCAGATGCTGGCCGATCGCTACTTCGAACTCCTGCAAGGTTTGCCGATCATGCTGCCTGTTCAGCCCCCTGAGACGGCCTCCAGTTGGCACCTGTTTGTGATTCGGCTCATGCTAAATACCCTTCAGCTGAGCCATCGGCAGGTGTTTGAAACCCTGCGGGACAAGGGTATTGGGGTAAACCTGCACTATATTCCTGTGCATACCCAGCCCTACTATCAAACCCTTGGTTTTCGGCCCGGCGACTTTCCAGAAGCAGAGCAATATTACCGCGAAGCTATAAGTCTGCCGCTGCACTACGAAATGAGCTTGGACGAGCAAGATTATATTGTCGATTGTTTACGGGCGTGCCTGACATGA